A genome region from Streptomyces sp. NBC_01296 includes the following:
- a CDS encoding amidohydrolase family protein: MSETVSDSSAYEDPYLIISSDCHAGLPTEHYRPYLDSRFHPRFDEFLGQQGARRAEATRLGVRNEAFAEKWFHDHEEGLRGGWDTAQRLKELDGDGVAAEVVFPDADAVDSQTAAPFGVGLGLSGDQDPELGMAGAQAHNRWLAEFVSETPERHCGVALLPITGEPSKVVAEIHRAKESGLGALMIPAMWVDKAPYHDRRYDPVWAAAAETQMPIVTHSGSSPRHEYGDHLGIFVSEVTWWPARPLWFLLWSGVFERHPGLKFGVAESGCWWLPNQLWFMDRLYLGAHGGKKLSPFEELKRPPSEYLDRQVFICATNTKRRELAQRYEIGVDNILWGSDFPHPEGTWPSTRTWLKNTFHDIPVGETRRMLGLAAADVFGFDTGKLAPVARRIGPTPAELGQPADQASVEASWARSRETGRHWLTGHDFPVLGVS, from the coding sequence GTGAGTGAGACCGTGAGCGACAGCAGTGCGTACGAAGACCCGTACCTGATCATCTCCTCCGACTGCCACGCGGGCCTGCCGACCGAGCACTACCGCCCGTACCTCGACTCCCGTTTCCACCCCCGGTTCGACGAGTTCCTCGGCCAGCAGGGCGCCCGCCGCGCCGAGGCCACGCGCCTCGGCGTCCGCAACGAGGCCTTCGCCGAGAAGTGGTTCCACGACCACGAGGAGGGCCTCAGGGGCGGCTGGGACACGGCGCAGCGCCTGAAGGAGCTCGACGGCGACGGGGTGGCCGCCGAGGTCGTCTTCCCCGACGCCGACGCCGTGGACAGCCAGACCGCCGCGCCCTTCGGGGTGGGCCTCGGGCTCTCCGGAGACCAGGACCCCGAGCTCGGCATGGCGGGCGCCCAGGCGCACAACCGCTGGCTGGCGGAGTTCGTCTCCGAGACCCCCGAGCGGCACTGCGGGGTCGCCCTGCTGCCCATCACGGGCGAGCCGTCGAAGGTCGTCGCCGAGATCCACCGGGCCAAGGAGTCCGGGCTCGGCGCGCTGATGATCCCCGCGATGTGGGTGGACAAGGCCCCCTACCACGACCGCCGCTACGACCCGGTCTGGGCGGCCGCGGCCGAGACGCAGATGCCGATCGTCACCCACTCCGGGTCCTCGCCCCGCCACGAGTACGGCGACCACCTGGGCATCTTCGTCTCCGAGGTCACCTGGTGGCCGGCCCGCCCGCTGTGGTTCCTGCTCTGGTCCGGGGTCTTCGAGCGGCACCCGGGCCTGAAGTTCGGCGTCGCCGAATCGGGCTGCTGGTGGCTGCCGAACCAGCTGTGGTTCATGGACCGGCTGTACCTCGGCGCGCACGGCGGCAAGAAGCTGTCGCCGTTCGAGGAGCTCAAGCGCCCGCCGAGCGAGTACCTGGACCGCCAGGTGTTCATCTGCGCGACGAACACCAAGCGGCGCGAGCTCGCGCAGCGCTACGAGATCGGCGTGGACAACATCCTGTGGGGCTCGGACTTCCCGCACCCCGAGGGCACCTGGCCCAGCACCCGGACCTGGCTGAAGAACACCTTCCACGACATCCCGGTCGGCGAGACCCGCCGGATGCTGGGCCTGGCGGCGGCGGACGTCTTCGGCTTCGACACGGGGAAGCTGGCCCCGGTCGCCCGCCGGATCGGCCCCACCCCGGCAGAGCTGGGCCAGCCGGCCGACCAGGCTTCCGTGGAGGCCTCGTGGGCCCGCTCGCGGGAGACGGGCCGCCACTGGCTGACGGGCCACGACTTCCCCGTCCTGGGGGTGTCCTGA
- a CDS encoding SDR family NAD(P)-dependent oxidoreductase, producing the protein MRLEPGQVAVVTGAASGIGLAMARRFAAEGLKVVLADVEEGALRKAADELTADGAQVLARLVDVSDRDSVIALADAAYDAFGAVHALCNNAGVGSGAEGRMWEHEPNDWKWAFSVNVWGVFHGIQAFVPRMIAAGGPGHVVNTSSGDGGIAPLPTASVYAVTKAAVVTMTESLYAHLKAEGAAVGASVLFPGPHMLRTGLWESHRNRPERYAKERPRKSPYRSLDQYEAAMKKAGHEVNFTPVEEVAEHVVDGIRADRFWMLPASEHSDRQIRARSQSMLDRANPAYLESFILD; encoded by the coding sequence ATGCGGCTCGAACCGGGACAGGTGGCCGTCGTCACCGGCGCCGCGAGCGGCATCGGCCTCGCCATGGCCCGCCGCTTCGCCGCCGAGGGGCTGAAGGTCGTCCTCGCCGACGTGGAGGAGGGCGCCCTGCGCAAGGCCGCCGACGAGCTGACCGCCGACGGCGCCCAGGTGCTCGCCCGGCTCGTCGACGTCAGCGACCGCGACTCCGTGATCGCGCTGGCCGACGCCGCGTACGACGCCTTCGGCGCCGTGCACGCGCTCTGCAACAACGCGGGCGTCGGCTCCGGCGCCGAGGGCCGGATGTGGGAGCACGAGCCCAACGACTGGAAATGGGCCTTCTCCGTCAACGTGTGGGGCGTCTTCCACGGCATCCAGGCCTTCGTCCCCCGCATGATCGCGGCCGGCGGACCCGGCCACGTCGTCAACACCTCCTCCGGCGACGGCGGCATCGCCCCGCTGCCCACCGCCTCCGTCTACGCCGTCACCAAGGCGGCCGTGGTCACCATGACCGAGTCCCTGTACGCGCACCTCAAGGCGGAGGGCGCGGCCGTCGGCGCCTCCGTCCTCTTCCCCGGCCCGCACATGCTGCGCACCGGACTGTGGGAGTCGCACCGCAACCGGCCGGAGCGGTACGCGAAGGAGCGGCCGCGCAAGTCGCCCTACCGCAGCCTCGACCAGTACGAGGCAGCGATGAAGAAGGCCGGCCACGAGGTGAACTTCACCCCGGTCGAGGAGGTCGCCGAGCACGTCGTCGACGGCATCCGCGCCGACCGCTTCTGGATGCTCCCGGCGAGCGAGCACAGCGACCGGCAGATCCGCGCCCGGTCGCAGTCGATGCTCGACCGCGCCAATCCCGCCTATCTGGAGAGCTTCATCCTCGACTGA
- a CDS encoding NACHT domain-containing protein has product MTGFETVLLRVAGTAAGALVKSLLSRLPGAGLAVDPADPAPRWRRPAELGAAEVRRLAETLATRLGEATRGLPEHERLAALDAVGDAFAALGPLNAESLFAADLDPQALAAALPPPSGAGLSRPAEAVYRDLVRLCCVHAVEYMTTLPGFGARADVELVRRTGELARAVDRLGERSDGAAHAFEEQYARYVAETHSRLQLFGLTLSRARQEWPLDLAYISLAVTGEQLLEEPGRHSAMKTELALGTSERVLLRGPAGSGKSTLVQWLALNAARRSFQPGLRHWNTLVPFVLRLRSFNSPEGLPMPENWLRASGVPLRAPDGWVENLLSQGRALVLVDGVDEVPSKLRSRTEEWLRSLFAAYPRARYVVTTRPSAVPEDWLTGQGFSLLSLLPMERADVSAFITHWHDSARAECGSEEERESLDRYEKSLIRSVGSRRDLGWLASNPLMCALLCALNRDRHMHLPRARKELYDAALDMLLVRRDTERDISGVEGVYLSRDEQTLLLQRLAYWLIRNGQVEASCTEAEEMVGEWLGAMPQVRAQAGAEQVFRHLLIRSGLLREPVPGSVHFVHRTFQDYLGAKAAVEARDFGVLVANAHEDAWEDVVRMAVGHARPDERARMLRQLLRRADKVKRDNSRLVLLAAACLEHAPELDPEVWHEVEARTAHLLPPHSVGQAEELAKAGELVLELLPGPTGLDEQQAAAVIRTAALVGGERALQVIAGFRRDDRYDVVHELSDSWGRFPTDTFADAVLADAPVRVGHLHVRTQEQLAVLGRMPHIQRVHLTWNGAVPTEISGRRDLEWLVIHRNPALTDLAPLAGHPTLRHLGVLDCPEVTDIGAVAELAADSLAFGYLREGLSLAPLAAVDGLKSLVIGFEPAQRWIGDVPAAEGLTSLALWQGVRRMTLDGIERWPGVRDLTIAGGLQYRQLVRSLPLPGLGSLQIRHAAPVSVAALVPYRQLTELVLIRCAFEGTLEPLTELPGLRLLALRECLGTVDLSPLAEVDGLVVEVDRRTSVVGTESIPPERLVYKY; this is encoded by the coding sequence ATGACGGGCTTCGAGACGGTTCTCTTACGGGTGGCGGGTACGGCGGCGGGGGCGCTGGTGAAGTCCCTGCTGAGCCGGCTGCCGGGGGCGGGGCTGGCGGTGGATCCGGCCGATCCGGCCCCGCGGTGGCGCCGGCCGGCGGAGCTGGGGGCGGCGGAGGTGCGCCGCCTCGCCGAGACCCTGGCGACCAGGCTGGGCGAGGCCACGCGCGGCCTCCCGGAACACGAGCGCCTGGCGGCGCTCGACGCGGTGGGCGACGCCTTCGCGGCGCTGGGCCCGCTGAACGCGGAGTCCCTCTTCGCGGCGGACCTGGACCCGCAGGCACTGGCGGCGGCGCTGCCGCCACCCTCCGGTGCGGGCCTGAGCCGGCCGGCCGAGGCCGTCTACCGCGACCTGGTCCGGCTGTGCTGCGTGCACGCGGTGGAGTACATGACGACCCTGCCGGGCTTCGGGGCCCGGGCGGATGTGGAACTGGTCCGCCGGACGGGCGAACTGGCGCGCGCGGTGGACCGCTTGGGCGAGCGCTCGGACGGAGCCGCCCACGCCTTCGAGGAGCAGTACGCGCGCTACGTCGCCGAAACCCACAGCCGCCTCCAGCTGTTCGGCCTGACCCTCAGCCGCGCTCGCCAGGAGTGGCCGCTGGACCTGGCCTACATCAGCCTGGCGGTGACGGGCGAGCAGCTGCTGGAGGAGCCGGGCCGCCACTCGGCGATGAAGACCGAGCTGGCGCTCGGCACTTCCGAGCGCGTACTGCTGCGCGGCCCGGCGGGCTCGGGCAAGAGCACCCTGGTGCAGTGGCTGGCCCTGAATGCGGCGAGACGGAGCTTCCAGCCCGGCCTGCGCCACTGGAACACGCTCGTCCCCTTCGTCCTGCGGCTGCGTTCGTTCAACTCGCCCGAGGGCCTGCCGATGCCGGAGAACTGGCTGCGCGCCTCGGGGGTGCCGCTGCGGGCCCCGGACGGATGGGTCGAGAACCTGCTGTCCCAAGGACGGGCACTGGTCCTGGTCGACGGCGTCGACGAGGTGCCGTCCAAGCTCCGCAGCCGCACGGAGGAGTGGCTCAGATCCCTGTTCGCGGCCTATCCCCGGGCCCGCTACGTGGTGACCACCCGCCCGTCGGCGGTCCCGGAGGACTGGCTGACCGGGCAGGGCTTCTCCCTCCTGTCCCTGCTGCCGATGGAGCGCGCCGACGTCAGCGCGTTCATCACGCACTGGCACGACTCCGCCCGGGCCGAGTGCGGCTCCGAGGAGGAGCGGGAGAGCCTCGACCGGTACGAGAAGTCGCTGATCCGGTCCGTCGGTTCCCGCCGGGACCTCGGGTGGCTGGCCTCGAACCCCCTCATGTGCGCCCTGCTGTGCGCCCTGAACCGGGACCGCCACATGCACCTGCCGAGGGCGCGCAAGGAGCTGTACGACGCCGCCCTGGACATGCTCCTCGTACGCCGGGACACCGAGCGGGACATCTCCGGTGTCGAGGGCGTGTACCTCAGCCGGGACGAGCAGACCCTGCTGCTCCAGCGGCTCGCGTACTGGCTCATCCGCAACGGCCAGGTGGAGGCGTCCTGCACGGAGGCCGAGGAGATGGTGGGCGAGTGGCTCGGCGCCATGCCCCAGGTACGGGCGCAGGCCGGCGCCGAGCAGGTGTTCCGGCACCTGCTGATCCGCAGCGGGCTGCTGCGGGAGCCGGTACCCGGATCGGTCCACTTCGTGCACCGCACCTTCCAGGACTACCTGGGAGCCAAGGCGGCCGTGGAGGCACGGGACTTCGGCGTACTGGTGGCCAACGCCCACGAGGACGCGTGGGAGGACGTGGTCCGCATGGCGGTGGGGCACGCCCGCCCCGACGAGCGCGCCCGCATGCTCCGGCAGCTGCTGCGGCGGGCCGACAAGGTCAAGCGGGACAACAGCCGGCTGGTGCTGCTGGCTGCGGCCTGCCTCGAACACGCCCCGGAACTGGACCCCGAGGTGTGGCACGAGGTGGAGGCGCGTACGGCGCACTTGCTGCCGCCGCACTCGGTGGGACAGGCCGAGGAGCTGGCCAAGGCGGGCGAGCTGGTCCTGGAGCTCCTGCCCGGCCCGACGGGCCTGGACGAGCAGCAGGCGGCCGCCGTCATCCGTACGGCCGCGCTGGTCGGCGGGGAGCGGGCGCTCCAGGTCATCGCCGGCTTCCGGAGGGACGACCGCTACGACGTGGTCCATGAACTGTCCGACTCCTGGGGGCGATTCCCCACCGATACGTTCGCGGACGCGGTCCTGGCCGACGCCCCCGTGCGCGTCGGGCACCTGCACGTCCGCACACAGGAGCAGCTGGCCGTGCTCGGCCGGATGCCCCACATACAGCGGGTCCACCTCACCTGGAACGGCGCCGTCCCGACGGAGATCTCCGGGCGGCGGGACCTGGAGTGGCTGGTCATCCACCGCAATCCGGCCCTGACCGATCTCGCACCGCTGGCCGGGCATCCGACGCTGCGCCACCTCGGCGTGCTGGACTGCCCGGAGGTCACGGACATCGGGGCGGTCGCCGAGCTGGCGGCGGACAGCCTCGCCTTCGGCTACCTCCGGGAGGGTCTCTCGCTGGCCCCGCTGGCGGCGGTCGACGGGCTCAAGTCCCTGGTCATCGGGTTCGAGCCGGCACAGCGGTGGATCGGGGACGTCCCGGCGGCCGAGGGGCTGACGTCCCTGGCCCTGTGGCAGGGAGTCCGCAGGATGACCCTCGACGGGATCGAGCGGTGGCCCGGGGTGAGGGACCTGACGATCGCGGGCGGCCTGCAGTACCGGCAGCTGGTCCGCTCGCTCCCGCTGCCGGGGCTCGGCTCCCTGCAGATCCGGCACGCCGCACCCGTGTCGGTCGCGGCTCTCGTGCCGTACCGGCAGCTGACCGAACTCGTGCTGATCAGATGCGCGTTCGAGGGGACGCTGGAGCCGCTGACCGAGCTGCCCGGGCTGCGGCTGCTCGCCTTGCGCGAATGCCTCGGGACGGTGGACCTCTCGCCGTTGGCGGAGGTGGACGGGCTGGTCGTCGAGGTGGACCGGCGCACCAGCGTGGTCGGCACCGAGAGCATCCCGCCGGAGCGGCTCGTGTACAAGTACTGA
- a CDS encoding amidohydrolase family protein: MAERYTVISADCHAGADLLDYKPYLEKRYHEEFDAWAATYVNPYEDLLADTADRNWNSARRLSELEADGIVAEVLFPNTIPPFFPKASLMAQPPTAAEYTMRWAGLQAHNRWLAEFCADAPGRRAGVVQILLNDVDAAVKEIRRTREAGLTGGILLPGVPPGSSVPELYSAVYDPIWAVCDELDVPVNHHGGSASPPLGDEPAARAVFMVETTWFSHRALWHLVFGGAFRRHPGLKLVLTEQGSGWIPGVVEMLDYYHGRLVAASATAEAKFGAGLAESMGKGPSEVWRDNCFVGASFMRPHEVPLRERIGLDKIMWGSDYPHDEGTTPFSREGLRIAYAGLPQEEVAAMVGGNAARVYGFDLPLLDALAAKHGPLVSEIAEPLTRIPPEATSPAFAKGGSVRVW, from the coding sequence ATGGCGGAGCGCTACACGGTCATCTCGGCGGACTGCCACGCGGGCGCGGACCTGCTGGACTACAAGCCGTACCTGGAGAAGCGGTACCACGAGGAGTTCGACGCCTGGGCCGCCACGTACGTGAACCCGTACGAGGACCTCCTCGCGGACACCGCGGACCGCAACTGGAACTCCGCGCGCCGGCTGTCCGAGCTCGAGGCGGACGGCATCGTGGCCGAGGTCCTCTTCCCCAACACCATCCCGCCGTTCTTCCCCAAGGCCTCGCTGATGGCCCAGCCTCCGACGGCCGCGGAGTACACGATGCGCTGGGCGGGGCTCCAGGCGCACAACCGCTGGCTGGCGGAGTTCTGCGCGGACGCACCGGGCCGGCGGGCGGGCGTGGTCCAGATCCTGCTGAACGACGTGGACGCGGCGGTGAAGGAGATCCGCCGCACGCGGGAGGCAGGCCTGACGGGCGGCATCCTGCTGCCCGGCGTCCCGCCCGGCTCGTCGGTCCCCGAGCTGTACTCGGCCGTGTACGACCCGATCTGGGCGGTGTGCGACGAGCTGGACGTCCCGGTCAACCACCACGGCGGCTCGGCGTCCCCGCCGCTCGGCGACGAGCCGGCCGCCCGGGCCGTCTTCATGGTGGAGACGACCTGGTTCTCGCACCGCGCCCTGTGGCACCTCGTCTTCGGCGGGGCCTTCCGCCGCCACCCCGGCCTGAAGCTGGTCCTGACGGAGCAGGGCTCCGGCTGGATCCCGGGGGTCGTGGAGATGCTGGACTACTACCACGGCCGCCTGGTCGCGGCGTCGGCCACGGCGGAGGCCAAGTTCGGGGCGGGCCTGGCGGAGTCCATGGGGAAGGGCCCGAGCGAGGTCTGGCGGGACAACTGCTTCGTGGGGGCGAGCTTCATGCGCCCCCACGAGGTACCGCTGCGGGAGCGGATCGGCCTCGACAAGATCATGTGGGGCAGCGACTACCCCCACGACGAGGGCACCACCCCGTTCTCCCGCGAGGGCCTGCGCATCGCGTACGCAGGCCTCCCGCAGGAGGAGGTCGCCGCGATGGTCGGCGGCAACGCGGCCCGCGTGTACGGCTTCGACCTGCCCCTGCTGGACGCGTTGGCCGCCAAGCACGGCCCCCTCGTCTCGGAGATCGCCGAGCCGCTGACCCGGATCCCCCCCGAGGCCACGAGCCCGGCCTTCGCCAAGGGGGGCTCGGTCCGCGTCTGGTGA